GTCAAAGATTAGTAAGAAAGGTTTAGTGAGCCAATTTGAGGAGGGGATTTTCCGTTATGAAAGGTTCACGGTGGTTTCTTGGAATAGATAAGATTAAACCAAGTCACTTGGTTACGTGCATTTTGGTGCAGTTTGTATGTCTTACATCATGTAAATTTCATATGGAGTGTGTAGATATGTAAAATACTGCTGTATAAGACAAGTTAGCCTCAGTTAAATAGTAATTAAATGAGTCTGCCTGTCAGTGGGATTATATACAGTCCAATTATGTTAAAATGTGTGCACAGTTTAGTTTAAATTCACCTGAAGTACTTAGCTTAACTTTTATTATGGAGATCAAAAGTGTAGGTCATGTCTACAAACATTTAATGTCTCCACATAGCTGATACTATCAAACATacctctttgtttttattaggCAGCCCCATCAATACTTGCTAAAGCCAGGCTTTACTTTCCACTGACTGCTGCAACCCAATAGCCTAATCACTCTGTAAGTAGGTTACCTGCATAGAGTGTCCCATGTTTACATTTGATGTCGCTGGTTGCAGCTGTTGCAGGTCCTTTCGGTGTAGCCAAACAAGGCTGCAGTGTTATGGATGAACCATGAAGGCCCAATTACAAGTCACAGGTAAGTTAGTTTTGCAAGATTTGTAAGCTTGTCTGTGAACCTAAATGAGACAGAAAtttgatgaactgatgaagttGTAGTGCTCAGTATTGTTTGACTTTGTGTCTAGGAAGCTACAGGATGTGGGTTGCTAACTAGGCCTAAGTTTCTGTAGTAATAATAAGGCCTAAATAGCTGTCACTGACTCTTGTTGTGTTTGTTCAGCGCAGGGAGACTACAGGAAGTGGTGGTTTATGTTATAGGTTAATGGTTTTAGCATGTTGTTGCGTCTTTACCAAATGCAACTTCTTATAAATGCTGATCAGATCTACTGAAAGTTGCATCACCTGCAATTTCACTGTGGTATTCTCCCCTATCCAGTGCTTTCAGCCAagctgaaggaaaacaaaaagaactGGTTTGGTCCCAGTCCGTATGTTGAGGTAGCCGTGGATGGCCAGTCAAAGAGGACTGAGAAgtgcaacaacacacacagtcccAAATGGAAGCAGGCTGTCACAGTGTGAGTACGACTGTTGTGTTTGTCATAGGAAAGAGAAACCAGTTCAGCGAACATCTCCCTACTCATCTGGCATAAACcaagattttgttactgcaatgtctatttctcacctaaactGTTtagagaaacatattttagtgcacggTTTAGTTGTAATATGAGAGTTTGAGAACAGGATGTGGGTGCCGTACTGACTGAAAAAACTctgatcaaatggtaaaactaagcagtgctgatcaaatataaaccaatattatgttactgcattgcctttttctTGCCTCAGTGTtatcagaaatatattttagttcACCATTTGATATGAGATAGTTTGTCACCAGCTAGCCGCCAAATTGTTTCCAGTGTCAAAATGGACAAGCTGGCATCACATCACCTGCCAGCTGGAGTGTTTATTAGGCCgatgcagtgcagtgcattctggtagttgtgggttttctacctctcgaaaagaaaaaacaaatgctacagctcttttcctctgtttttttctctggtgATGTAGCACCTATTACAAAAGTATGTTTTCAAAGCTATTATATAGTCAGCAATAAATCCTTTCAGCATTAGTGCAGATCATTCATAATCTTTCTCTCTGGTGTTGTCTTGTATCTTGTCATTTTCTCACTTCTCTACAGAATTGTAACTCCGGTCAGCAAGCTGATCTTTCGTGTTTGGAGCCACCAGACGCTGAAAGCAGACATCCTGTTGGGGATGGCCATACTGGAGATCAGTGAGACCCTAAAGGGCAACAACCTGAAACGTGCGTTCATGCCACTTTCTTTCTCCTAAATTTTAATATTAAATTTTATATGAAATATGTAACAAAAAGATTACAACCCAAACTCCACTCACTTTTCCCTTTACTGGCATAAGACAGCTGTGATCTTTTTATAGCACAAGGCTGTTTTGTAGAGTTTACTCGTACTGTCACTTGTCATTTCAACTTTGAGCATGGAAAATATGTGTTGTCCAAGGAGCAGAGTATAAAGCTAATATTTCCAGGCTCTCTGGGTTGATTCCCACAGAATATGATGAGGTATTCAAGATAAAAACTCCCACCACATGGCGTGTTTATTTCAAGATAATAAAACATTGTATCCTTTGTAATCCAAACTTTCAGTATTCACTTTGTGTGTCTGAGTCTATCAGCAGCATATTTTATTTGGCAGATGTCGCACACACTGTAGACACTGAACACTTGTGTAAGAGCGCATATCTCCCTGTGTTTGTACTAGAATGTTTTATTGGGCTTTGATAACCCTAGCAACCCACATGCACAGTACTGACTAGCTTCTCTTTCCCCTGGGATACAGGACTCACCCAAGCCTATGACCTTCTGCTTGCTTTGAATTTGTTACAGCCAAATTCAGTGGTTTATCTTGGCATGTGCAGTGTGACATAAATACTGGTCCATATTCTATTTGGCTGCTTGCTTTTCATTcgccaataaaaaaaacaagattctAAAGATCCTGCCAGTAGCCCCTTGAGGTCATGCAACTTGTTACACCTCATATGACTTAAGTGAATTAAGCTGACAAAGTGACTGACACTGACATCTTTAGAGCACCCTACTCTCACCAGCAGGACATAAAACAATAACCAAACACCATGAGAGTGAGATGATCATGAATGGCCAGTAAGGGAGGCCCTGCAAAGGAAAATGTCTCTAAAATGTAATCTCGGATTTAGTACGTACATTCATTGGCAATATCTTCTACCTCAGTGCAGCCTTAGCATCGTctggtttcattttgttgtgaaGGTCAGTGTGGGCATTTATCCGATGAGTGTACTTGAGATGTGATGTCAGTCTTGCAAATTATAAGCGCCTGTTAAACACTGAATTCTGTACCCTCCCCAGTGTGTGAGGTGGTGCAGACACTGCAGCTGTGCTCAGACAGAGACCCCCGGGATATTGTAGGTgacctgtcagtctgtctggaCGGCATGCAGGTAGACCCAGAAACCTTTGCCTCAGCAGAGAAAGAACACGGTAAGGAATCTCACCCAGACAGAAGCACACTTTACAAGGTCAATCACAGGAACAATTTGAGGACATGAACCATGTACAGATATGCAAAATTCTTTAAATTCCTTCTTCCTTTCTCTTCATAGTTTGTGCTATCGTCATCAGTGTTCTTGAAAAAAGGCTTTAACAACTGCGGATGTCGATTAATTTTGGCTCCTGACCAGAATCTTTTAGTAGAGCCTAAGTGATACGTCAACCAACTTAGCTCATTGTGAATATCTAGCATTAGGGCTGGGTTTAAATAATCGAtttaaatgattcaaatcaATCTTCATTGATTTCTGGTGTAATTTAAATCACTCCGCAGCCTCACCCttgcactctgtgtgtgtcaggtctGCAGCtgctaccacacacacaaatgtgcacacaagcacagaatgaacagcagagcagagagaccGCAGTGAAGACAGTAAAGTGACAATAGCTTGAAGGTTACTCAAGTTAACATTTACAACTagtttaattaaaattaaattgcatCTGATTAGGAGATCAGAGGCAACAGCCAGCCCTACTCGGCATATATGTCAGCTGTTGAATAACAAAAAAATTGTAGTGCAGAAATACCAAATATCTATGATTTAATTGGTTTTCGCATACTCGCATACTTAACTTTACTTGTCATCGTGCACTACGTCACTCTCCATACATATCTTGGTCACAATTCCCAAATAATCCAACTGTTGCAGTAACATCTCAAGCTATTAAATAATGATGTCActtgttttcttgtttctttgtcATTCTAGCTGTTGTTCCAAACGGAAATGCGAGACAAAATGGAGACAGTGGCAAGAGGTTCAGTAAACTTTTATTAATGGGCCTTTGCATGGTTTTTGTGCAGATCTTGGGTTATGGATTTGGTAAATCAAAAGCATACATcttgtagagtgtgtgtgtttatgtatagAAATTGCGCATCATATATCTGTAGAATAACATAAGAAAATATGTTGATCCCCAGGTCAAGAGACACGTCTCCCTCCAGTGACTCAGAGGAGTGGGTTATTGTACCTAATGGTCATGCTGTCAATGGCACGGGTTCTCCTTCCCGATCTCCAGGGGGCTCCAATGCCTCACGTCCTCCCAGACCAGACCGGCCTCCTCCGCCTACGCCTCGCAGACCAGCTGCCTCACCAAGTAGGAAAAGCACACAATATCTGAGACCTTACAAAATAGCTACATTTCTTTAGCTGTTACAATTTGACATACCAGCCATTTTACATTCTCACATACCACTGGTTTTGTTTTATGTACAGAAATAGAGTGCTCTGTGTTAAACGGCTGCACTCAAAGCAAATAACACCTCTGCAAATTAATTCACAGACTTAAAGGTTTTCTTCGCTGCCTTCCTCCCACTCCTCTCCACAGCCTCTTCTAGCAGTTCCTCCCCTAGTGAGCTGAGCGAAGGTCCAGCTTCCGATGGCTCCTCTCAGGCGTCAGCTAGTGGGTGTTCAAATCAGCAGGATGACTCAGGCGCTGGAGCAGCGACAGCCGTTTCTTCACAGACAGCAGGTGGCCCCAAACCAGGGACCTCTGCCTCAGCAGCTCTGGCCACAACAACTCCCAGAATCACACCCATCAGCAACGCTCCTTTGCCACCAGGGTAAAAGAACAATGCGCTACACATGTTTCTGCAAGTCTTCACTGTAGCCACTGTTAATAGGCATATTAGAAAGTCCCTTCAGGATCTTGTAGGCTTTTTTGGGATAGTCGCAGCCTAAAATGCCTGATTTCATGTCAGCTTTTATAAGACATTGCGATGCATgttgttttatgtgatttttttttcttttttttttccacaattaaTTTTGAGTTAGTGatttaaactaaactgaagTTTCCACAAACCCTGCATATTTGATCAAACTCATCTTGAATATTTCAGCACATATAATAGATCTGGATGCAACAGCCCCCGTCATGgtgatttgttttgtctgttgtgaAGCGTTTCAGCCATTTCCTGGGTGTGTTTTGCGctataaaagtgtttgtttgtgttccaTCACAACGTTGCGCGCATTGTCAAACAGTTCCCCCTGCTTTGATGCAGAACATCAATGCTGTAATTTTGCTGTGTTCTGTTTCCTCGCTGCTATGATTGGAAGTGATCGGGAAACTACAGTGAATAGTCAAATTTGTGGAAAAGTGGGGTgtcggtagcttagtggatagtgccgacGCCCCATGTActgtatagaggtgatgcctcgctgcagcggtcgcgagttcgactccggcttgcaaccctttgctgcatgtcgtccccccactctctctgtctccccatttcacactgtcctgtatattaaaggcaaaaagcccaaaaaaataatcgtaaaaaaaaaatttgtggaaaagttgcagtgattggacaaaattgcaaggttgcAACAAATTCACAGGGATCGGATCAGTTTGCGTTAATTGCTGCAATCGCAGCATCCTGAACGGGCTGATTAGGCTGCAGCCTTATAAATATTTATGTGTGTTGTTATTGTAATATGCAGGGATGTTCCAGGTATTTTAATGAATGGTAGTTTTCCAGTGACTCAATCCAGCTGCTTGGCAGTTGACCTACATCTGAACCCGGTTTCCTATGCTTTGTCTTTGCTCACTCATTTGTATTGTCTCTGCAGGTGGGAGCAAAGGGTGGACCAGAACGGACGAATGTACTATGTGGATCACATTGAGAAAAGGACAACCTGGGAAAGGCCTGATCCTCTGCCTACAGGGTACCAAAGCACTTGTTTCATCATTTACTATCAACACTAACATGGTTCTTGCTTGGCCCTTATAACAGAATAAAAGTAATCTCAGATCAGTACAGACATATTTCACAGCCACTTTTACGATTACTGTAGAGCTGCACTCTTTTTGTTCATAATTGTCTTTACTAGATAAATACTAGAACAGATTAAATCCGCTTGTGTGTCTGATATTCATATGGATGTCAGGTGGAGCCCTGCGACACAGCTACCATTTTGCCTACATTGTCAACTCAGCACTGCCGTCTTTTTACTCTCTGTTCTGTAGGTGGGAGCGCAGGGTGGACCCGATGGGTAGGGTGTACTATGTCGACCACATAACGCGAACTACTACGTGGCAACGCCCCACGCAGGAGTCGGTGCGCAACTATGAAGAGTGGCAGCACCAGCGCAGCCAGCTGCAGGGAGCCATGCAGCAGTTTAACCAGAGGTTCATCTACGGGGTGAGAGCAGTGACTGTATAGTTACTGGGTTTAATACATCCACTGCACATGAAGCACAGTCTGAACATTTATTTGTCCCAATTTACATAAAGATCCCATCCAAACATGATTTATGACCTATAAAAACACTTTGCATAGTAATTTGTGTTTAATATGATTTGATCACGAAAGAGTTCACTTACCTGGTTATAAAGTCTAATTGCATTTACTCCTTATCCCATTAAAAAGATCCAGTGTTGATGAATATGCAAATACTGTTAATTTCATGTTCACAATATCATGTTTGTGAGTGTTAAACTGAGATTTAtggtgagcacagagaaactttACACTTTCGCAGATGAAAGTGAAAACTGCTTTTGGGCATCATTATGCACAGTGAAACTCAAACATCCAAGTGAAGTAACATTTTCAGCTTGCTTCCCAAACTGAAGTAACATGCAGACCTTGCAGGGACAGAACTTAAGCCCTAGACGATGATTTTTGGCTGTGCATTATTTTCTGAAAGTAAATCAAATCACAACAAAAATGATATTAAACCATAACCACCTTGGGGGTTTATCAGCATGGGATACACTACTGTGAACTGTCCCAGTCTTTGCCATTACTTTCTGAATTTACATGTGTGACATCTCTactgctgtttttgaagtttgATTTGGCTCTGGGGTCCGAAATGGACTCAAATGGGGATGACTATGCCTGACTGAGTACGATCCAAATAATGGATAGCTATGGCTAGTATGTTTTAAAGTCCGGGttaagcaaaaataaaatgtgaaatgagcATACACAGAGAATACATAATATCAGTTttcaaaattgtgaaaaaatgaATAGTATTTTCTGCTCTAAGATGCTGGAGGCTTGTCCGCTGAAGGAGCTAAAATAAAGATTGATCCACTGCGAACGATGGACACCTGTAGGAACTAACCTAACTTACAGTAACACAGTAACATTAACGACCCCTGAGCCAAAGAACGAGCCGCTGCGCATGGGCAGACTCTCGTTAACAGCTAAGCCAGTCGCTCACACAGTctacagcagcacacacacatcctcataTGGTCGAGGAACTTCAAAATGTTAGCACCCAGTGGGAACAGAGATAAGAATGCTATCGGGTCATGATACATTTGAACTATACTACAGGTCTGTTTGCTTTAACAGGCTATGACAAAGGCAGGATTTACTTTTCATTAGACTTTATCTAAATGTTTCTCATTCTGTTTCTACCTCAGCTCCAAGACCAGTTGGCTGCCACGGCCAACAAAGAGTTTGACCCGCAGGGACCTCTGCCGCATGGTTGGGGTAAGTATCATTGTAGCTGTAGTCACAGTACAGTTAAGATATTTTCAGGGCTGTGATGTTAGTCGAAATTCATGGCAGCAAACTGATTCTGAATAATAtctaaaaatgtgttcattttgtttgtttatgtcagAGAAGAGAACTGACACAAACGGCAGAGTGTATTTTGTTCATCACCCGACACGGACAACACAGTGGGAAGACCCCAGGACGCAAGGGTGAGTGTATacctgtgcatttgtgtgtgttatgtacTGTCATACTTTCTGTTTCACTGAATTTGATGATTCGGCCTAACTCAGTTGCAGTTATGTTATATAGTCAGTAAGAGGCGCTAATGTGTCAGCAAGTTGTTCAGCTCCAGTGTCTCTGCAACACTTGAGAGTCAATAATCAGTCCGAACAGTGAAGTATGGAGAATGCAGTGACATATATTTGCTCATTTTTTAACAGCACTACCAAACTAATATAGCCTAACCTTTCAGTGGATAATGACAGAACAAATACATACAAACAGTCTTGGAGCTATTGAAGTATTGGATGTAGAAAGTTTAAATTAGATTAAGCCATGATTGTTTTTGTAGCAGATAATTGCTCTAAGCTGTGCTTGCACTGAATCATTAATAAACTGCTACTAATGAGGAAGTTATGTGCCAACAAAGGAGAGGGAATCTGGCTAAACACTCTTCAGGTGTCACTATGTAATGACTGTGAAGCAGTGTGGAGGAAGCCCTGCTTTTTATATATTGGGGgcatgttttttaatctttaaattcCCGCTTTTAGGCCGATCTAATTTCTGAGTTAAGATATTAATGAGTGTGGCATGAACCAAAGAGAAAATCAAAGTTCAGACGCACGTCAGGACACTCAAGTTGACATTTATGTAACTGACAGCTTAAATTAAAACCCAAAAAGGAGCGAACTACGCATTTGTTATTTTACCCCATCAGATTTGCTCTGTGCTTTATTGCCGTCTGGTGTGCCTTTTAAATAATTACATGATGATTAgcaaataaatcaaacaaaacatcaacagtaaAGGCAATAGCAACTATAATTCTACTGTACATGTACATACAGACATGCAAGTACAAGTTACAAAAATGACATacttctgtgttttgttttcaaaagaaTGAATAGAGACCTTCACtgagcaaaataaaatatatttgacgATAATATCAATCTGAAGAGATATATCTGAATATAACATGTGACCCTGTGTATATCAAGAAAACCTGACTGTCAGGAAATTCTGCTTCAGGACAGTCATTTATTTTGGGGAATGCACAAATGTAGCATACATTTTAATGTCTCCTGTTTTGATGTGGACATAAATTATTAATGTTCCTGTGTGTATATCTTGGTTATTGgtgcacattttcttttggaaTTTGTTCCCCCAATTTATCTTGCAGTGcaacttctgtgtgtgtttatcttttTAACAGTTGTTGTATTTGATGTAAATCCGTtttgtatttatattatatatttatatacatatccAGGCTGCTGAATGACAAGCCCCTGCCAGAGGGCTGGGAGATGAGGTTCACTGTGGATGGTATTCCCTACTTTGTCGACCACAACAGGCGAACAACAACCTACATTGACCCTCGCACAGGAAAATCTTCACTGTAAGTTCACGTTTTAATGTTGAAATGCACCACTTACAGGAGCAGCACTCTCTTCAGGTCAGCTGGCTTGTCACAAAAGCAACTGTACCCCGAAGATTCTGGGGCTAGCTGCACAAAGCACCGTTAGTTTGCTCCTTTAGTAATGCTCTTAAGGCTTACATGAAATACCTCACCAGTAACTGACTGGAAACATCCCGCTGCATAAAACCACAGAGCAATCATTAATTGTAAAGGGG
This region of Epinephelus fuscoguttatus linkage group LG1, E.fuscoguttatus.final_Chr_v1 genomic DNA includes:
- the itcha gene encoding itchy E3 ubiquitin protein ligase a, with amino-acid sequence MKAQLQVTVLSAKLKENKKNWFGPSPYVEVAVDGQSKRTEKCNNTHSPKWKQAVTVIVTPVSKLIFRVWSHQTLKADILLGMAILEISETLKGNNLKLCEVVQTLQLCSDRDPRDIVGDLSVCLDGMQVDPETFASAEKEHAVVPNGNARQNGDSGKRSRDTSPSSDSEEWVIVPNGHAVNGTGSPSRSPGGSNASRPPRPDRPPPPTPRRPAASPTSSSSSSPSELSEGPASDGSSQASASGCSNQQDDSGAGAATAVSSQTAGGPKPGTSASAALATTTPRITPISNAPLPPGWEQRVDQNGRMYYVDHIEKRTTWERPDPLPTGWERRVDPMGRVYYVDHITRTTTWQRPTQESVRNYEEWQHQRSQLQGAMQQFNQRFIYGLQDQLAATANKEFDPQGPLPHGWEKRTDTNGRVYFVHHPTRTTQWEDPRTQGLLNDKPLPEGWEMRFTVDGIPYFVDHNRRTTTYIDPRTGKSSLENGPQITYVRDFKAKVQYFRFWCQQLSMPQHIKITVSRKTLFEDSFQQIMSFHPQDLRRRLWIIFPGEEGLDYGGVAREWFFLLSHEVLNPMYCLFEYAGKDNYCLQINPASYINPDHLKYFKFIGRFIAMALFHGKFIDTGFSLPFYKRILNKPLALKDLESIDPEFYNSLIWIKDNNIEECGLEMFFSVDKEILGEVTTHELKPDGGNIQVTEENKEEYIRLVAEWRLSRGVEEQTQAFFEGFNEVLPQQYLQYFDAKELEVMLCGMQEIDLVDWQRNTIYRHYARSSKQILWFWQFVKEMDNEKRMRLLQFVTGTCRLPVGGFADLMGSNGPQKFCIEKVGKENWLPRSHTCFNRLDLPPYKSYEQLKEKLMFAIEETEGFGQE